TGAACGTGGTTTCCCAAGTCATGAAATCTCAGATGTTGCAATGAGGGAAGCTGTAACAGAAACACTTGGAGGGCCTCAACCTGAATTGTCAAACAGAATAAGGCAAATTTGTGAAGATAATAATGGCAATGATTGGAGTGGAATTGCACATAGATTGTGGCGAAACGTTCGATATATAAAGTGTGTTAGCACTGGAATCATGAAGCAATATTATCCAAAGGTAAAGTATTATGCAGGAGAAGTACCTGTTATAGGAGGAGATTACTTTTCTTCTGAGTGTAGTGTTGGTTTGAACTTAGACATAATGCAACCCCCTGAGACTACAACATATGTGTTGTTTCCAAATACTGCTTACTTTGAGTTTCTTCCATTTAACATGAATCATGAAAGCAATAACAATGTTGCTGACGAAATGTTTGATCTTAGCAGTGTAGAGGTTGGGAAGATGTATGAAATAGTTGTTACTACTTATGGCGGATTCTATCGCTATCGTTTAGGTGATGTAGTGAGAATTGTTGGCTTCTATAATTCTTCTCCAGAAGTGGAGTTTGTGATGAGAGCACCAAAAGCTGCATCTGAGATTCTAACTGAGAGAGACTTGATTTCAGCAATTGATAACTTTCAACTTTCACTAAGAGGTGCCATGATGAGAACACAGATAGTTGAGTTTGCAAGTTTCTTAGACCAAGAATCAAGGCCGAAGCAGTTGAAGGTGTTCGTAGAAGTTCAAGAGGAATCTGATTTCTTGGAGGATAAACAAGAGGAATCAATTAGGACAATGAGAAGTTGTATTACCTCACTTGAAGGTAGCTTGGGAGCCTTGTACAAAGTGGAGAAGGTTAAAGGTCAACTTGGGAACTTAATGGTATTCATCCTAAGGCCTGGAGCATTTGATAAGTTATATGAAGTAGCCATCAGAAATGGAACACCAGCTAGTCAGTATAAACCACCCAAGATTCTAAGGAATCATGAAATTGTTAGCGTCTTAGAAAAGTATAGTTTGTGTGATATTAGATGATTCTAAATGAAACGATATTATTTGCTTGTTTAAAATTATTAGGCCTTGATGGAGATTGTTGACACTGAATAAGTTCAATTTACCAACATGCAACAATAATTAGCAATAGCTACGATATCATATCAGAGGCATACAAATTACTACAAATTGTCGACGAATAAGAAGGAATATATTCATACATCAACAAACAAAATCACGAGGATAATATCTCACAAAAAGAGTTCTAGCATCAACAATTAAAGTTCCAATATccaatttaaaaaagtaaatgagTTCATTCCTAAAGCTTGTTTAGTTCTTCTCTACGGTAATGTTACTGTTGTGTATACATGTACTACTAAAAAACATCTCAATTTGTAGTAGGTTCAGTTACCCCACCAGCAATATACATGTATCCGTCGCTGGTCTCCTGCAAGCTCATGTTCTCCAATGCTGCCTCTAAGGTTGCATTGGCCACAAGATTTCCATCCTTAATCTTGACGGGGCTAACCTCGGAGAGAAGGTACAAGCATAGTGCTTCACATACCTCTTGAAGCAGGGAGTGAGCCTCACAATACCCTAAAAGAAATTGTCCGACAACCTCACTTGGAGAGATTTTCATCTTCGGCAAACAAAATTGAGGTGCTGAGGATTGAACAAGAACCTCAGCTAAAGGCCCAGATGCCAACGGATCAAAAGCTGCAGCCTGCATCATTTCAATCAAACAATTTAAGAAATCAAGATTGACATCAATCAATTGTACTAAGAAAATATCAACTGAAAAGGGTAGATAATTATACATACAGGATATCCAGGTGATGATGATACATCACATTGGGGAGGAGGAAACTTGGATTTCAAGCTGAAAATCTGATTGTATATCATATTGATGTATTGATCTGACAAGTCAATCGTGCCAGACGCCTTCTTAGACTCAAACCTCAGTAGAGTCAACCAATTTAAAGCATCATTTAAGGCGTCCCCGGCAAGGCAATGACCTTGGATGGTGGTGAGATTGCAGAGAGAGCAATGTGGGTGCAGAGGGCTGCCAGGTTGAAGAGAACAGAGTGCAAAGGCATTTGAAATAACGGATGAAGCAGTCACGGCGAAAGGGTAGAGAAAGGTCATCACGAAGCATCTGATTGCGCAATTTGTGTAGCATTTCGAGAAGGCCTTCTACTTTCTTTGCCACGCTCTCAGAGTATTTGAGGACAAAGTAATTGTGCAGGGATTCATAGAGATTCAAGGGCTCACTCTTCTTCAAAGGAAGGAATGCAAGAATATGTGAAAACGGCGAATAAGACATCGAAGATGAGAGGATTGCCGAATCTGTTTGATAAGGGGGAGGCATGTCCCATGGGTAAGCCACCAGCTTTCCATCCTTCATAAGCTTGAAAGGATTGTACTCCGAGAGGATGAGGTCAACTTATTTTTGTCGTGGCTTGAAATTTATGATTTACAATTTAGATTTAAGATTTAAGATTTATGAATTAAAAggtatgatttaaaatttaggagtGTACGGTATAAAATTTAACGTTCAATATTTATAAATGAATGTTTACCGTTTAAGTTATatgtatttagtatttaaagtattaatttaaataatttttttaaaataattgttaaaaCTTATTAAAAATACAGTTAgtaaaataagtatttattaataaatatttgggagttaaatttaattttttatgtatgaataaaagaaattaattcatGGCGTTGTATGAAGCAGATAGATAAACCATCTGTGTTGGACCTCTGCTGCATAATCTTTTTGTAAGCTTAACAATTCACAAAACACAAGTTCAAAATTCaataagacaaaaaatattgGGATCAAATAGATTAGTTcacaatcaaaatttatttttacttttttaaaatagtttaaacCAAAAACACAACTATAACCAGgcctaatattatttttaataattaatcatgACAAACACAATTTACCAACTTATTCTATATACTACCATCACATGATATTGATGTAATATATGAAGTATGTCAATTACTAGGAGCAGAAATTGTCTTTAACCACACACTATCTCTCTATACACTTGTCTCACAATCCTTTTGACAACACAAATATATAAGTGTAGAAAGAATCTTCTTTCTACACCATAGAACTCACCTAAAAAAAAGTTTTGGCTCATAAAAAAGTGCTTTTGTGTTGGCGTTCCTTTCATAAAATACGTTTGTTCACAATACCCGTTGTTTACCTAGCGAAATtgttctattatatattatttgagaTAGAGTTAGTTAATGTCTTTGCATTTTGTTGAGACATTAATGATCCGTGACAACATTGGATATAGTCCCCACAATCCACATACAACAAATTCTGTTTGAGTAGCAGGACTTTTGTGACTTTTAACAAGTATGGGTTTGATTTGGTTACATACAACAAATTGTTATTGGTCATGACTCATGACTTTACCTTTTTACTGCACTATATAGCCCATTTAGCCATGATCACTTCATCATGCTTCAATTCAGCTTTTTTTTTCTAGTGACTACTACTCAGAATATTTCTGTCTTATTTATTCTTGTGTAGATTCTACAACGTGAGAGAAGATTACAAAACCAAGTTGAGGTTAGATGCACGCTAGAAAAGGCACTTGGATACAGGCCTTCATCTCTTGTTAATCCAAATGATAATACCATGTCCATTGTCCAAGGTAGATTTCTCTTTGTTTCTCTTAATCATATTATCTATAGCTAtgaatgattcatggaattatgtTACATATAATGTTATCAAAAGATCGAGCTTTCCTTCTTTTCAAGGTAAATAGTGTAGTAGGCTAGCTAGTAGCTTCTTTTATAGTCATTGAAGGATGAAACTCATAACATAACGTTCTTTGCTTGATTGGCCTTTGCAGGCTGCATATAATGTTGGTGGCTTATTGAGTTTGTGTAGCTTTTTTCCTTCCAATTGAATCCCGAAGGATTAAAATAAACAggtctgctacacatacaagtgtTTTTGTTTTACAAGTTATACAAGTTGGcccaaattcaacaaaaatgaCGCGCACCACACTCTCTACACTCGAATGTAAACACCACGCGCGTTACTCAACCGTTTCACTTTTCCAAAGCGCGCTCATAATgaaaaactcttcctcttcttccttaaTCAATACAGAAACCCTTGAGATTCAAGCCACGTTCGAAACAAAAAAAAGCTCTGAAAAAACCGTTCAAGTGCTcgcgaaaattagaagaaataaTCAAGAAGAAAACATTCAAATCTCCATAAAAAAAGACCAAAAAGAAGGAACAAACATCATTCAAGGTActgtttcatttttcttctagaTTTTTCACATTTCTGTTTCTCATTTCGAAATCCAAGTACTATATCATCgtatttttctctctgtttCACTGTTCTTTATTTAGATCTCatattaattttcaataaaactcTTCAAGTCGTTTACGCTATTTTACGTAGTTCTAGTGAAatgatatttgggtgtatacaTATAAACTCTGTTTTGTGAATGTTTGGATGTCTTTTAAGTAGGTTTGTATACATATAAACTCTGTATGGAGCATTTCTGGGTGTATATGGCAGTATGGAATGTGACTGGTGCTTCTAGTGACATTTTGAACTTAAATATCATTCTAAACTCGTTTAATTTATGATTTTACTTGTTTGGTTGAGTTGAATATGATTTGGAACtcatttaaatttgtttaatttaaaaaaaacaaaatgtgTATAATACTGAATTTGGGTGTTTGTGGCTAGTATTTGGGTGCACGTGACTGATTTTTGGGTGTTTGGCACTggtatttgggtgtattttttatctattgACAGTATTTCTTTAAACCCAAAACAATAGGGCATGCCCTTGGCCTCAATGCATCAGGTAACTAATTATAAAAAACCTCTATAGTTTCATTCTCTGTAATATATGAGTGATATTTGGGTGCATGTGAGTGATATTTGGGTGCATATGAATCATATTTGGGTGCATTTCAAGTAATAAATTGTTTTCATGACATGAATCGTGACAGAGATGCAGCGATCAAGGGAAGTGAAACAATGAGATTGTCGAAGCCATCTACAGCTTTGTTGAGTCCATATTGTCAAGTAGATTCTTATGATATTGAAAGTGACAGTAATTGACTTCAGTTTTAT
This portion of the Arachis duranensis cultivar V14167 chromosome 6, aradu.V14167.gnm2.J7QH, whole genome shotgun sequence genome encodes:
- the LOC107492852 gene encoding probable indole-3-acetic acid-amido synthetase GH3.6; amino-acid sequence: MNQQPKMAEEEEVIEKLEEYTKNARHHQLETLRSILQHNAKVLYLKPFLSNLHHDLDADTFRSLVPLSSFEDYADYINHMAEHGTQHDSPLLSIDPLLGFFYSSGTATMKPKLIPYFDSNLCNDATFLAIQWTFLIRKRFFPTRPSINKILWFHHVGNITTAKCGLNVMPVSQYILQCGKVTPQEIPMVYASPSEVFVGSHADQQTYCHLLCGLRNLDLIDGIAAPYSLGLVKAFTLLESKWEQLCHDLERGFPSHEISDVAMREAVTETLGGPQPELSNRIRQICEDNNGNDWSGIAHRLWRNVRYIKCVSTGIMKQYYPKVKYYAGEVPVIGGDYFSSECSVGLNLDIMQPPETTTYVLFPNTAYFEFLPFNMNHESNNNVADEMFDLSSVEVGKMYEIVVTTYGGFYRYRLGDVVRIVGFYNSSPEVEFVMRAPKAASEILTERDLISAIDNFQLSLRGAMMRTQIVEFASFLDQESRPKQLKVFVEVQEESDFLEDKQEESIRTMRSCITSLEGSLGALYKVEKVKGQLGNLMVFILRPGAFDKLYEVAIRNGTPASQYKPPKILRNHEIVSVLEKYSLCDIR